In Primulina eburnea isolate SZY01 chromosome 14, ASM2296580v1, whole genome shotgun sequence, the following proteins share a genomic window:
- the LOC140812601 gene encoding small ribosomal subunit protein eS1, with the protein MAVGKNKRISKGKKGGKKKASDPFAKKDWYDIKAPSIFNTRNVGKTLVTRTQGTKIASEGLKHRVYEVSLADLQGDEDHAFRKIRLRAEDVQGKNVLTNFWGMDFTTDKLRSLVKKWQSLIEAHVDVKTTDSYTLRMFCIGFTKKRVNQQKRTCYAQSSQIRQIRRKMREIMVNQAQSCDLKDLVQKFIPESIGKEIEKATSSIYPLQNVYIRKVKILKAPKFDLGKLMEVHGDYSEDVGVKLERPAEETMAEATEVVGA; encoded by the exons ATGGCCGTCGG TAAGAACAAGAGGATTTCGAAGGGGAAGAAGGGAGGCAAGAAGAAAGC GTCTGACCCGTTTGCAAAGAAGGATTGGTACGATATTAAGGCACCGTCCATATTCAATACTAGAAATGTTGGCAAAACCCTTGTCACTCGTACTCAGGGTACTAAG ATTGCATCTGAAGGACTCAAGCACCGTGTGTATGAGGTGTCCTTGGCTGATCTGCAAGGTGATGAAGATCATGCCTTCAGGAAGATCCGCTTGAGAGCTGAGGACGTTCAGGGAAAGAATGTTCTCACAAATTTTTGG GGTATGGACTTCACTACCGATAAATTAAGGTCACTTGTTAAGAAATGGCAATCGCTGATTGAGGCTCATGTTGATGTCAAAACAACTGACAGTTATACTTTGAGAATGTTCTGCATTGGCTTCACCAAGAAGCGTGTGAATCAACAGAAGAGGACATGTTATGCTCAGTCCAGCCAGATTCGTCAA ATTCGGAGGAAGATGCGTGAGATCATGGTTAACCAGGCACAATCTTGTGATCTGAAGGACTTGGTTCAGAAGTTCATCCCTGAATCAATTGGCAAAGAGATCGAGAAAGCAACTTCAAGCATCTATCCCCTACAGAATGTGTATATTCGGAAGgttaagattttgaaagccCCCAAGTTTGACCTTGGCAAGTTGATGGAG GTGCACGGTGATTATAGTGAAGATGTTGGCGTGAAGTTGGAAAGGCCTGCCGAGGAGACAATGGCTGAGGCAACCGAAGTTGTCGGTGCTTAG
- the LOC140812806 gene encoding uncharacterized protein isoform X2, with amino-acid sequence MAAVSVLAIILLLQSCFGTSNSAPLFENVCQEGDLCGKGNCLASNNSAFGYKCECHSGWKQSGDQGDESLKFLPCVIPNCSWNNSCVNASAPAPNNDKPTSSFLDPCFWTDCGRGKCVKTSVFRSTCLCEDGYYNLFNATNFPCYKQCAFGVDCTSLGINLGNGSTSSSTAIPSTSYGISLIRRAGVVSLSSVMTILAMVVCHYV; translated from the exons ATGGCTGCGGTTTCTGTTCTTGCAATCATTCTCCTTCTTCAATCTTGTTTTGGCACATCCAATTCTGCCCCCTTGTTTG AAAATGTTTGCCAAGAAGGTGATCTGTGTGGGAAGGGAAATTGCTTGGCTTCGAATAATAGCGCTTTTGGTTATAAATGCGAATGCCATTCTGGTTGGAAACAAAGTGGTGATCAAGGCGATGAATCTCTCAAGTTCTTGCCTTGTGTGATTCCCAATT gtTCGTGGAACAACAGCTGCGTCAATGCCTCTGCACCGGCGCCTAACAACGACAAGCCTACTTCATCATTCTTGGATC CATGCTTCTGGACCGATTGTGGACGTGGGAAATGCGTGAAAACCTCGGTTTTCAGATCCACTTGCCTATGTGAAGACGGCTACTACAATTTGTTCAATGCCACTAATTTCCCATGCTACAAACAAT GTGCATTCGGAGTGGATTGCACAAGTCTTGGAATCAACTTGGGCAACGGATCAACTTCATCTTCCACTGCAATCCCCAGTACTAGCTACG GAATAAGCTTGATCAGGAGGGCTGGAGTTGTTTCTCTGAGTAGCGTGATGACAATTTTGGCCATGGTTGTGTGCCACTATGTTTAA
- the LOC140812806 gene encoding uncharacterized protein isoform X1, which produces MGCSSFLVWMIYVLSPQDYQVFYLFICGMSLDFARLSFGIVENVCQEGDLCGKGNCLASNNSAFGYKCECHSGWKQSGDQGDESLKFLPCVIPNCSWNNSCVNASAPAPNNDKPTSSFLDPCFWTDCGRGKCVKTSVFRSTCLCEDGYYNLFNATNFPCYKQCAFGVDCTSLGINLGNGSTSSSTAIPSTSYGISLIRRAGVVSLSSVMTILAMVVCHYV; this is translated from the exons ATGGGATGTTCGAGTTTTCTGGTTTGGATGATTTATGTTCTATCTCCTCAAGATTATCaagttttttatttatttatttgtgggATGTCGCTGGATTTTGCGAGACTGTCTTTTGGTATTGTAGAAAATGTTTGCCAAGAAGGTGATCTGTGTGGGAAGGGAAATTGCTTGGCTTCGAATAATAGCGCTTTTGGTTATAAATGCGAATGCCATTCTGGTTGGAAACAAAGTGGTGATCAAGGCGATGAATCTCTCAAGTTCTTGCCTTGTGTGATTCCCAATT gtTCGTGGAACAACAGCTGCGTCAATGCCTCTGCACCGGCGCCTAACAACGACAAGCCTACTTCATCATTCTTGGATC CATGCTTCTGGACCGATTGTGGACGTGGGAAATGCGTGAAAACCTCGGTTTTCAGATCCACTTGCCTATGTGAAGACGGCTACTACAATTTGTTCAATGCCACTAATTTCCCATGCTACAAACAAT GTGCATTCGGAGTGGATTGCACAAGTCTTGGAATCAACTTGGGCAACGGATCAACTTCATCTTCCACTGCAATCCCCAGTACTAGCTACG GAATAAGCTTGATCAGGAGGGCTGGAGTTGTTTCTCTGAGTAGCGTGATGACAATTTTGGCCATGGTTGTGTGCCACTATGTTTAA